The Zeimonas sediminis genome window below encodes:
- a CDS encoding cryptochrome/photolyase family protein, producing the protein MTTPPPGSETALVWLRRDLRLSDHAALSAALDDFSRVHLVFMFDRDILDPLPGQEQALPPDGPSATPAGPAQEGVAPASAQPAGGHGDLRHDRRVEFIWRSIAEIDARLRELGGALHVVHGRPRQAIPALAARLEVAAVYANHDYEPAAIARDEAVRAALAADGREFRTFKDQAVFERDEVLTGQGKPFSVFTPYRNAWMKRLSDIDLAERPVALAARLAPAAHAPSLPALESLGFAGTNLLALGIEPGEAGARRALSDFADRIGRYREARDFPAVRGPSYLSVHLRFGTLSIRAAARLALQTMRADPGAAEGASTWLNELIWRDFYFQILHHHPHVVDRAFRPEYDAIRWVDGVAGDALFDAWREARTGYPIVDAAIAQIRRSGYMHNRLRMIVASFLVKDLGVDWRRGERWFADQLNDYDLAANNGGWQWAASTGCDAQPYFRIFNPVTQSQKFDPQGKFIRRYLPQLANLSDKAIHAPWLAPAAELERAGVRLGVDYPLPIVDHAAAREATLGRFAAARAA; encoded by the coding sequence ATGACCACCCCACCTCCCGGTTCCGAGACGGCGCTCGTCTGGCTGCGCCGCGACCTTCGCCTGAGCGACCACGCCGCGCTGTCGGCGGCCCTCGACGATTTCTCGCGTGTCCACCTGGTCTTCATGTTCGACCGGGACATCCTCGACCCGCTGCCCGGACAGGAACAAGCGCTTCCGCCCGATGGTCCGTCGGCGACGCCTGCCGGCCCGGCGCAAGAGGGGGTCGCGCCGGCGAGCGCGCAGCCCGCCGGCGGCCACGGCGACCTGCGCCACGACCGCCGCGTCGAGTTCATCTGGCGCTCGATCGCCGAGATCGATGCGCGGCTGCGCGAGCTCGGCGGCGCGCTGCACGTGGTCCACGGCCGGCCGCGCCAGGCGATCCCCGCGCTCGCCGCGCGGCTGGAAGTGGCGGCGGTGTACGCGAACCACGACTACGAGCCGGCCGCGATCGCCCGCGACGAAGCGGTGCGCGCGGCACTGGCCGCGGACGGCCGGGAGTTCCGGACCTTCAAGGACCAGGCGGTCTTCGAACGCGACGAGGTGCTGACCGGCCAGGGCAAGCCGTTCTCGGTCTTCACGCCCTACCGCAACGCATGGATGAAGCGCTTGAGCGACATCGACCTTGCCGAGCGGCCGGTCGCCCTGGCGGCCCGGCTCGCGCCGGCCGCGCACGCGCCCTCGCTGCCCGCGCTGGAATCGCTCGGTTTCGCGGGGACCAACCTTCTCGCGCTCGGCATCGAGCCGGGCGAGGCCGGCGCCCGCCGCGCGCTGTCCGACTTCGCCGACCGGATCGGTCGCTACCGCGAGGCGCGCGACTTCCCCGCGGTGCGCGGCCCCTCGTACCTGTCGGTTCACCTGCGCTTCGGCACGCTGTCGATCCGCGCCGCCGCTCGGCTGGCGCTGCAGACGATGCGCGCCGATCCGGGCGCCGCCGAGGGCGCATCGACCTGGCTCAACGAGCTGATCTGGCGCGACTTCTACTTCCAGATCCTGCACCACCACCCGCACGTCGTGGATCGCGCGTTCCGGCCCGAGTACGACGCGATCCGCTGGGTCGACGGCGTCGCGGGCGACGCGCTGTTCGACGCCTGGCGCGAGGCGCGCACCGGCTATCCGATCGTCGACGCCGCGATCGCGCAGATTCGCCGAAGCGGCTACATGCACAACCGGCTGCGGATGATCGTGGCTTCCTTCCTGGTCAAGGACCTGGGCGTCGACTGGCGGCGCGGCGAGCGCTGGTTCGCCGACCAGCTCAACGACTACGACCTGGCCGCGAACAACGGCGGCTGGCAGTGGGCAGCCTCCACCGGCTGCGATGCGCAGCCGTACTTCAGGATCTTCAACCCGGTCACGCAGTCGCAGAAGTTCGACCCGCAAGGGAAGTTCATCCGCCGCTACCTGCCCCAGCTGGCAAATCTCTCCGACAAGGCGATCCACGCGCCCTGGCTGGCGCCGGCGGCCGAGCTGGAAAGGGCGGGCGTGCGGCTCGGCGTCGACTACCCGTTGCCGATCGTCGACCACGCGGCGGCGCGGGAGGCGACGCTCGGGCGATTCGCGGCGGCGCGCGCGGCTTGA
- the pyrR gene encoding bifunctional pyr operon transcriptional regulator/uracil phosphoribosyltransferase PyrR has product MKTLDAEAIYASLLTALRSGIAGRDVALVGVHSGGAWIAERLHRDLGLERPCGFLSSAFHRDDYGRRGLPAEMKATELPFDVNGADIVLVDDILFTGRTVRASLNEIFDYGRPARVELAVLLDRGGRELPVAASYCGAVHPLPAERNFVLSRGEDGRFDLRIEEGEG; this is encoded by the coding sequence ATGAAAACCCTAGACGCCGAGGCGATCTACGCCTCGCTGCTGACCGCGCTGCGCAGCGGCATCGCCGGGCGCGACGTCGCGCTGGTCGGCGTGCACAGCGGCGGCGCCTGGATCGCCGAACGTCTGCACCGCGACCTCGGCCTGGAAAGGCCCTGCGGCTTCCTGTCCAGCGCCTTCCACCGCGACGACTACGGCCGGCGAGGCCTGCCGGCCGAGATGAAGGCCACCGAACTGCCCTTCGACGTGAACGGCGCCGACATCGTGCTGGTCGACGACATCCTGTTCACCGGCCGCACCGTGCGGGCGTCGCTGAACGAGATCTTCGACTACGGCCGCCCGGCCCGCGTAGAGCTGGCGGTGCTGCTCGACCGCGGCGGGCGCGAGCTGCCGGTCGCGGCGAGCTACTGCGGCGCGGTGCATCCGCTGCCGGCCGAGCGCAATTTCGTGCTGTCGCGAGGCGAAGACGGGCGCTTCGACCTGAGAATCGAAGAAGGCGAGGGCTGA
- a CDS encoding Hpt domain-containing protein has product MDEVQQFDAAPDLSVLSWCAAEIRQSLQNSVDSLRRQLAAGPDDASALRAARTGVHQAHGALAIVGLSGVPALTAEAERFIDAIERGAASLDEAAVEAFAGACGAVAEYLDGLLAGDAHQPLYLFPYYRDLLAARGESRIQASDLFVVPAPAGPIVEPPPIRVTDGGQLAAARADFERGLLKLMRDPADRAALDAMRAAVDTVLHSERGARQAVFWRAALACFEAWAGGSLPLDVAAKRLLARINLQIRQTVSELLPVGERLLAETLFLLAGAGAGSQRVAEVREAFRLDGAIPSDYEVRRFGGTDPAALDAARAALATARLRWDAVGAGAAAARLEASEAFADAVGRLPSAGLQRMAAGLVECARAACAPERQAEEALALEAASGLLFAEQFLERGPGRTADLESHAAELGERLSVAAKAAGELPPLPDWMRALGQAAQERVTMSAFVAETRATLNQVEQSLDAFFRDPAQREGLPGAVRHLRQVGGALRLLGHAQAGDAADAVAGQVEGFAAAALPATGEAADEADTRVLEETVAVLDPARFEDVAASLGALGFFVDGLLAPERAGIGVVFDPDTGRIEASVHGSSDAAGPRRQGVSAASKASAVSAAAEAGTGEAPAAGPRVDMAHAAGGATIVEATSSGDAAGVPAAPQPQATESPDPELLEIFLGEAAEVLDAIEQAVGMSREAPSDPDAMTAIRRGFHTLKGSGRMVGLVELGEAAWSLEQTMNLWLAESRAATPELQDLIELAAALFRGWIGALADEPGARMDPTPVVEAAEAIRDGRPSGESLARLVAAGTGLAIAAADESNAPDAATDRPELGLDETVEIEAAIAVLPDEGEGGSQDASDFVEVLDIGEPIDVRDADEVVEEPEIVEVVEVPETVEVVEVPEAVDAVEVVEAADFVAIEEGDATAASATPDLQAESVAPVEVPAESAAPSEAADEVRIGALVLSRALYEIFLNEADSLIATLLADADAWAAMPARAATDEAQRAVHSLKGSAAVVSLRPVQAMADRLEAFLLAQRASGRAVGPEDIADYAQAIEAMQAMLRRFAAGAMPGDEPAALALAHQLAARWESSRGAQRRSGTAESGELDADLLPLFIEEATDILPQIGENLRRWQAQPADRALQQLLMRQLHTVKGSARMAGAMVLGQRVHEMETRVEAASGLTVVPTALIDELVAEHDEVVGMFEAIRERGVAAPPAAAPASSAGEDLPAPATGEGAQRDDLATGSRLPEAAPFSEAEPPAALASPAAVPAQAAQAGAQAPASGLVRVRADLLDRLVNESGEVSIARSRLDNELSQLRQSLQDLTENVGRLRGQLREIEIQAESQIQARNAQRRDRDSEFDPLEFDRFTRFQELTRMLAESVNDVATVQQNAMRSLDGATQDMHRQAQVLRELQQNLMRMRMVQFGSISDRLYRVVRQAAKELGKRVSMDLRGASVEIDRGVLERMAAPIEHLLRNAVAHGIEKPAARVASGKAEAGEIRLEVRQEGNEVVLVFADDGGGLDTARIVAKARASGLLAEGRDVSDAEARELIFLPGFSTAGSVDEISGRGVGLDVVRTEVASLGGRIDIESAPGAGTRFVVHLPLTLAIAQVVLVTVGPLKYAIPSSSVEQVLQLRPQVLADAYDSGSIDWQGARVPMHYLGTLVDARDLQPVAQHQSPVVVIRSGNQRLALHVDTVSPTQEVVVKNVGPQVARVRGIGGATVLGNGEIVLILNAVRLAQAVLGDAWLDRGASGGTSASLAEVPPTVMVVDDSLTVRKVTQRLLVREGYDVMLAKDGVDALRQLQDRRPDVMLVDIEMPRMDGFDLTRNLRGDERYRDIPIVMITSRTADKHRNYAMSLGVDVYLGKPYRDDELLGHVAAFTRGRAARAG; this is encoded by the coding sequence ATGGACGAAGTCCAGCAGTTCGACGCAGCGCCCGACCTTTCGGTGCTGTCCTGGTGCGCGGCCGAGATCCGGCAGTCGCTGCAGAATTCGGTCGACTCGCTTCGGCGCCAGCTGGCCGCCGGCCCCGACGACGCGAGCGCGCTGCGCGCCGCGCGCACCGGCGTGCACCAGGCGCACGGCGCGCTGGCGATCGTGGGCCTGTCGGGCGTTCCGGCGCTGACCGCCGAGGCCGAGCGCTTCATCGATGCGATCGAGCGCGGCGCGGCCTCGCTCGACGAGGCTGCGGTCGAGGCCTTCGCCGGCGCCTGCGGCGCGGTCGCGGAATACCTGGACGGCCTGCTCGCCGGCGATGCGCACCAGCCGCTCTACCTGTTTCCCTACTACCGCGACCTTCTGGCCGCGCGCGGCGAGAGCCGGATCCAGGCCTCCGACCTGTTCGTGGTGCCGGCGCCGGCCGGCCCGATCGTGGAGCCGCCGCCGATCCGCGTGACCGACGGCGGCCAGCTCGCCGCTGCCCGGGCGGACTTCGAGCGCGGCCTGCTCAAGCTGATGCGCGATCCGGCCGACCGCGCCGCCCTCGACGCGATGCGCGCGGCGGTCGACACGGTCCTGCACTCGGAGCGCGGCGCCAGGCAGGCGGTGTTCTGGCGGGCGGCGCTCGCCTGCTTCGAAGCCTGGGCCGGCGGCAGCCTGCCGCTGGACGTTGCGGCCAAGCGCTTGCTCGCGCGAATCAACCTGCAGATCCGGCAGACGGTCAGCGAGCTGCTGCCGGTCGGCGAGCGCCTGCTCGCCGAGACCCTGTTCCTGCTGGCGGGCGCCGGCGCCGGCTCGCAGCGGGTGGCCGAGGTCCGCGAGGCGTTCCGCCTCGACGGCGCGATACCGTCCGACTACGAGGTCCGGCGTTTCGGCGGCACCGACCCGGCTGCGCTCGACGCGGCGCGCGCCGCGCTCGCGACCGCCAGGCTGCGCTGGGACGCCGTCGGCGCGGGCGCCGCTGCCGCGCGGCTCGAGGCGTCCGAGGCCTTCGCCGATGCGGTGGGCAGGCTCCCGTCGGCCGGCCTGCAGCGCATGGCAGCCGGTCTGGTGGAGTGCGCGCGGGCTGCCTGCGCGCCGGAGCGGCAGGCCGAGGAGGCGCTCGCGCTCGAGGCCGCCAGCGGCCTGCTGTTCGCCGAGCAGTTCCTCGAAAGAGGCCCCGGCCGGACGGCCGACCTGGAGTCGCATGCCGCCGAGCTCGGCGAGCGCCTGAGCGTGGCCGCGAAGGCCGCCGGCGAACTGCCGCCGCTGCCCGACTGGATGCGCGCGCTGGGCCAGGCCGCCCAGGAGCGGGTCACGATGTCGGCGTTCGTGGCCGAAACGCGCGCGACGCTGAACCAGGTCGAGCAATCGCTCGACGCCTTCTTCCGCGATCCGGCGCAGCGCGAGGGCCTTCCCGGCGCGGTGCGACACTTGCGCCAGGTCGGCGGGGCGCTCAGGCTGCTCGGTCATGCGCAAGCCGGCGATGCCGCTGACGCGGTGGCCGGGCAGGTGGAGGGCTTCGCCGCCGCCGCGCTGCCGGCGACGGGCGAGGCCGCCGACGAGGCCGACACCCGCGTGCTCGAGGAGACGGTCGCCGTGCTCGATCCGGCGCGCTTCGAGGACGTGGCCGCGAGCCTGGGCGCGCTGGGATTCTTCGTCGACGGCCTGCTGGCGCCCGAACGTGCCGGCATCGGCGTCGTGTTCGATCCCGATACCGGGCGGATCGAGGCCTCTGTCCATGGAAGTTCCGACGCCGCCGGCCCGAGGCGGCAGGGGGTGTCGGCGGCATCGAAGGCGTCGGCGGTGTCGGCCGCGGCCGAGGCGGGCACTGGCGAGGCGCCTGCCGCGGGCCCTCGCGTCGACATGGCGCACGCCGCGGGCGGGGCGACGATCGTCGAAGCGACTTCATCGGGCGACGCGGCCGGCGTGCCGGCGGCGCCGCAGCCGCAAGCGACCGAATCGCCGGACCCGGAACTGCTCGAGATCTTCCTCGGCGAGGCCGCCGAGGTGCTCGACGCGATCGAGCAGGCGGTCGGCATGTCGCGCGAGGCGCCGTCGGACCCGGACGCGATGACCGCGATCCGTCGCGGCTTCCACACGCTGAAGGGCTCGGGCCGCATGGTCGGCCTGGTCGAGCTCGGCGAGGCGGCCTGGTCGCTGGAGCAGACGATGAACCTGTGGCTGGCCGAGTCGCGGGCCGCGACCCCCGAGCTGCAGGACCTGATCGAGCTGGCCGCGGCCCTTTTCCGCGGATGGATAGGCGCGCTGGCCGACGAGCCCGGCGCGAGGATGGATCCGACGCCGGTCGTCGAGGCGGCCGAGGCGATCCGCGACGGTCGACCGTCCGGCGAGTCGCTGGCCCGCCTGGTCGCCGCGGGCACCGGCTTGGCCATCGCTGCTGCCGACGAGTCGAACGCGCCCGATGCAGCCACCGATCGCCCGGAGCTCGGACTCGACGAGACAGTCGAGATCGAGGCCGCGATCGCCGTGCTCCCCGACGAGGGTGAAGGGGGATCGCAGGACGCGAGCGATTTCGTCGAGGTCCTGGACATCGGTGAGCCCATCGACGTCCGCGACGCCGACGAGGTCGTCGAGGAACCGGAAATCGTCGAGGTCGTCGAGGTGCCGGAAACCGTCGAGGTCGTCGAGGTGCCGGAAGCCGTCGACGCCGTCGAAGTCGTAGAGGCCGCGGATTTCGTCGCAATCGAGGAGGGCGACGCAACTGCTGCTTCGGCCACGCCGGATCTCCAGGCGGAGAGCGTGGCCCCGGTCGAGGTGCCGGCCGAAAGTGCCGCCCCGTCCGAGGCGGCCGACGAGGTCCGGATCGGCGCGCTGGTGCTGAGCCGTGCGCTGTACGAGATCTTCCTCAACGAGGCCGACTCGCTGATCGCGACGCTGCTGGCCGACGCGGACGCCTGGGCCGCGATGCCCGCGCGCGCGGCCACCGACGAGGCCCAGCGGGCCGTGCATTCGCTGAAGGGCAGCGCTGCGGTGGTGTCGCTGCGGCCGGTGCAGGCGATGGCCGACCGGCTCGAGGCCTTCCTGCTGGCCCAGCGCGCGAGCGGTCGCGCGGTCGGTCCCGAAGACATCGCCGATTACGCGCAGGCGATCGAGGCGATGCAGGCGATGCTCCGCCGGTTCGCGGCGGGCGCGATGCCCGGCGACGAGCCGGCTGCGCTCGCGCTCGCGCATCAGCTCGCGGCGCGCTGGGAGAGCTCGCGCGGCGCCCAGCGGCGATCCGGGACCGCCGAGTCCGGCGAGCTCGACGCCGACCTGTTGCCGCTGTTCATCGAGGAAGCGACCGACATCCTGCCGCAGATCGGCGAGAACCTGCGGCGCTGGCAGGCCCAGCCGGCCGATCGCGCGCTTCAGCAGCTGCTGATGCGCCAGCTGCACACGGTCAAGGGCAGCGCCCGGATGGCCGGCGCGATGGTGCTGGGCCAGCGCGTGCACGAGATGGAAACGCGGGTCGAAGCCGCCAGCGGCCTCACCGTGGTGCCGACCGCGCTGATCGACGAGCTCGTCGCCGAGCACGACGAGGTGGTCGGCATGTTCGAGGCGATCCGCGAGCGCGGTGTCGCCGCGCCGCCGGCCGCGGCGCCGGCTTCGTCTGCCGGCGAGGATTTGCCCGCTCCGGCAACCGGGGAGGGCGCGCAGCGCGACGACCTCGCCACCGGGAGTCGACTGCCCGAAGCGGCGCCGTTTTCCGAAGCCGAGCCGCCGGCCGCGCTTGCCTCGCCTGCGGCCGTGCCGGCACAGGCTGCTCAGGCCGGCGCCCAGGCGCCGGCCAGCGGCCTGGTGCGGGTGCGCGCCGATCTGCTGGATCGCCTGGTCAACGAGTCCGGCGAGGTGTCGATCGCGCGCTCGCGACTCGACAACGAGTTGTCGCAACTGCGACAGTCTCTGCAGGACCTGACCGAGAACGTCGGGCGGCTGCGCGGGCAGCTGCGCGAGATCGAGATCCAGGCCGAGTCGCAGATCCAGGCCCGCAACGCGCAGCGCCGCGACAGGGACAGCGAGTTCGACCCGCTCGAGTTCGATCGCTTCACGCGCTTCCAGGAGCTCACGCGGATGCTGGCCGAGTCGGTCAACGACGTGGCCACCGTGCAGCAGAACGCGATGCGCAGCCTGGATGGCGCCACCCAGGACATGCACCGGCAGGCCCAGGTGCTGCGCGAACTGCAGCAGAACCTGATGCGGATGCGGATGGTCCAGTTCGGATCGATCTCCGACCGTCTCTACCGGGTCGTCCGCCAGGCCGCGAAGGAGCTCGGCAAGCGGGTCAGCATGGACCTGCGCGGCGCCTCGGTCGAGATCGACCGCGGCGTGCTCGAACGAATGGCCGCGCCGATCGAGCACCTGCTGCGCAACGCCGTGGCCCACGGAATCGAGAAGCCGGCGGCGCGCGTCGCCTCGGGCAAGGCCGAGGCCGGCGAGATCCGGCTCGAGGTGCGCCAGGAAGGCAACGAGGTCGTCCTGGTGTTCGCCGACGACGGTGGGGGGCTGGACACGGCGCGCATCGTCGCCAAGGCCAGGGCGAGCGGCCTGCTTGCCGAGGGCCGGGATGTCTCCGACGCCGAGGCCCGCGAGCTGATCTTCCTGCCCGGTTTCAGCACCGCCGGTTCGGTCGACGAGATCAGCGGGCGCGGCGTCGGGCTAGACGTGGTGCGCACCGAAGTCGCGTCGCTCGGCGGCCGGATCGACATCGAGTCGGCGCCGGGCGCCGGCACGCGCTTCGTCGTCCACCTGCCGCTCACGCTGGCGATCGCGCAGGTCGTGCTGGTCACGGTGGGGCCGCTGAAGTACGCGATCCCGTCGTCGAGCGTCGAGCAGGTGCTGCAGCTCAGGCCTCAGGTGCTGGCCGACGCCTACGATTCGGGCAGCATCGACTGGCAAGGCGCGCGGGTGCCGATGCACTACCTGGGCACGCTGGTCGACGCGCGCGACCTGCAGCCGGTGGCCCAGCACCAGTCGCCGGTCGTCGTGATCCGCTCCGGCAACCAGCGTCTCGCGCTCCACGTCGACACGGTGAGCCCCACGCAGGAGGTCGTCGTGAAGAACGTGGGCCCGCAAGTGGCCCGGGTGCGCGGCATCGGCGGAGCCACGGTGCTCGGCAACGGCGAGATCGTGCTGATCCTCAATGCGGTGCGGCTCGCGCAGGCGGTGCTGGGAGATGCCTGGCTGGACCGCGGCGCCTCGGGCGGCACGAGCGCGTCGCTCGCAGAGGTGCCGCCGACCGTGATGGTGGTCGACGATTCGCTGACGGTGCGCAAGGTGACCCAGCGGCTGCTCGTGCGCGAGGGCTACGACGTGATGCTGGCCAAGGACGGCGTCGACGCGCTGCGCCAGCTGCAGGACCGCCGGCCCGACGTGATGCTGGTCGACATCGAGATGCCCCGGATGGACGGCTTCGACCTGACCCGCAACCTGCGCGGCGACGAGCGCTATCGCGACATCCCGATCGTGATGATCACTTCTCGCACCGCCGACAAGCACCGCAACTACGCGATGTCGCTCGGCGTGGACGTCTACCTCGGCAAGCCGTATCGCGACGACGAGCTGCTCGGCCACGTCGCAGCGTTCACGCGGGGGCGCGCGGCCCGGGCCGGCTGA
- a CDS encoding aspartate carbamoyltransferase catalytic subunit, with amino-acid sequence MAARHPQLNEHGELRHLLTIEGLSREMIHYILDTAATFVGVSDRDVKKVPLLRGVSVFNLFFESSTRTRTTFEIAAKRLSADVVNLNITTSSTSKGESLLDTIDNLVAMHADMFVVRHAQSGAPFLIAEHVNRTRGSDVHVINAGDGRHAHPTQGLLDMYTIRHFKQDFTKLRVAIVGDVLHSRVARSDIHALTTLGVPELRVIGPHTLLPGGLEQMGVRVFTDMREGLRDVDVVIMLRLQNERMRGALLPSAQEYFKHYGLTEEKLALAKPDAIVMHPGPMNRGVEIDSAVADGPQAVILDQVTFGIAVRMAVMSILAKS; translated from the coding sequence ATGGCGGCGCGTCACCCGCAACTGAACGAGCACGGCGAGCTGCGGCACCTCCTCACGATCGAGGGGCTGTCCCGCGAGATGATCCATTACATCCTCGACACGGCGGCGACCTTCGTCGGCGTGTCGGATCGCGACGTGAAGAAGGTGCCGCTGCTGCGCGGCGTGTCGGTCTTCAACCTGTTCTTCGAGAGCTCGACCCGCACCCGCACCACCTTCGAGATCGCCGCCAAGCGGCTGTCGGCCGACGTGGTGAACCTGAACATCACCACCTCGTCGACCAGCAAGGGCGAGTCGCTGCTCGACACGATCGACAACCTGGTGGCGATGCACGCCGACATGTTCGTGGTGCGCCATGCCCAGAGCGGCGCGCCCTTCCTGATCGCCGAGCACGTGAACCGCACGCGCGGCTCCGACGTGCACGTGATCAACGCCGGCGACGGCAGGCACGCGCACCCCACGCAGGGGCTGCTCGACATGTACACGATCCGCCACTTCAAGCAGGACTTCACGAAGCTGCGGGTGGCGATCGTCGGCGACGTGCTGCACTCGCGGGTGGCCCGGTCGGACATTCACGCGCTGACCACGCTGGGCGTGCCCGAGCTTCGGGTGATCGGCCCGCACACGCTGCTGCCGGGCGGTCTCGAGCAGATGGGCGTGCGCGTGTTCACCGACATGCGCGAGGGCCTGCGCGACGTCGACGTGGTCATCATGCTGCGCCTGCAGAACGAGCGGATGCGCGGCGCGCTGCTGCCCTCGGCCCAGGAGTACTTCAAGCACTACGGCCTCACCGAGGAGAAGCTCGCGCTGGCGAAGCCCGACGCGATCGTCATGCACCCGGGGCCGATGAATCGCGGCGTGGAGATCGACTCGGCGGTGGCCGACGGCCCGCAGGCGGTGATCCTCGACCAGGTCACCTTCGGCATCGCGGTGCGGATGGCCGTGATGAGCATCCTGGCCAAGTCGTGA
- a CDS encoding YqgE/AlgH family protein, translating to MLPESASSLANHFLIAMPDMGDPNFGGAVVFLAEHGPKGALGLVINRPTDLDLGTLFERIDLSLSEPGQAREPVYYGGPVQRDRGFVLHRPVGHWNSTVTVSDEIGLTSSKDVLEAVAEGSGPEGMLVTLGYSGWGPGQLEDEIARNAWLTVPATAELIFDTPVDERFLGAFRLLGIDPTFLASSAGHA from the coding sequence ATGCTTCCCGAGTCCGCTTCCAGCCTCGCCAACCACTTCCTGATCGCCATGCCCGACATGGGCGATCCGAACTTCGGCGGCGCCGTCGTGTTCCTGGCCGAGCACGGGCCCAAGGGCGCACTCGGCCTGGTGATCAACCGGCCGACCGACCTCGACCTCGGCACGCTGTTCGAGCGGATCGACCTGAGCCTGTCGGAGCCCGGGCAGGCGCGCGAGCCGGTCTACTACGGCGGTCCGGTCCAGCGCGATCGCGGCTTCGTGCTGCACCGGCCGGTCGGGCACTGGAATTCCACCGTCACGGTCTCCGACGAGATCGGCCTCACCTCGTCGAAGGACGTCCTCGAGGCGGTCGCCGAGGGCAGCGGCCCGGAAGGCATGCTGGTCACGCTCGGTTACTCGGGCTGGGGCCCGGGCCAGCTCGAGGACGAGATCGCCCGCAACGCCTGGCTCACCGTGCCGGCCACCGCCGAACTGATCTTCGACACGCCGGTCGACGAGCGCTTCCTCGGCGCGTTCCGGCTGCTGGGCATCGACCCGACCTTCCTGGCGTCTTCCGCCGGACATGCCTGA
- the ruvX gene encoding Holliday junction resolvase RuvX, whose product MPESSRAVLPRDAVLLGFDFGTRRIGVAVGNTLTASARPLCIVAAEPVDARFARIGELIREWQPAALVVGRPLHADGNPNDTTPKCERFARQLGGRFGLPVAMVDERYSSVAGDAGEPGNDAEAAATILRQYLSGG is encoded by the coding sequence ATGCCTGAGAGCTCGCGCGCGGTGTTGCCGCGCGACGCGGTCCTGCTCGGCTTCGACTTCGGCACCCGCCGCATCGGCGTGGCGGTGGGCAATACGCTGACCGCCTCGGCACGGCCGCTGTGCATCGTCGCGGCCGAGCCGGTCGATGCGCGCTTCGCCCGGATCGGCGAGCTGATCCGCGAGTGGCAGCCGGCGGCGCTGGTGGTCGGGCGCCCGCTGCACGCCGACGGCAATCCCAATGACACCACGCCGAAGTGCGAGCGCTTCGCCCGCCAGCTCGGCGGGCGCTTCGGGCTGCCGGTGGCGATGGTCGACGAGCGCTACTCGAGCGTGGCCGGCGACGCCGGCGAGCCCGGAAACGACGCGGAAGCCGCCGCCACAATCCTGCGACAATACCTGTCCGGCGGCTGA